DNA from Salinispora arenicola:
CCGAAGTCGTTCGCGTGCACAAAGACGTCATCTCCACCCCCAAACGGTGCGATGAACCCGTAGCCACGAACGTCATCGAATCGAACGATCGTCCCTTTTTCCACCACATTCCCCCAACAACGAACAACCACCAACGCTGAAGCATGTGACCCACGGATGACGTGTCACACGCCGATGCCAGCCTAGCGACTCGCACGGCGGACAGGGACCGGGCGTCAGCTGCCGGCCTCTCGCGCCGCCGTCGCCGCCGGCCCGAGCTGCAGGTTGAGCGCGGTAGCGCCGAGCAGTCGCGCCGTCGTACCAAGGCGGCGAACAGGCCATCGACGAACGGCCGAGCACTGTCGGGCATCCGGTACCAGGGTGACCTCCGCTCGCCCCGGGCTTTCCAGCCGGCCGAGCGGCAGGGGGCATGCCCGCACCGGGCGTCAGCGATCTCTGTACCGCGTCTCACGCCACCAGGTAAACCTCCGAGATCGCGGCGAGTACCTGGTCACGGGCGGCTTCGGCGGGACGGACGCCGATGAGTACGTAGTAGGCCAACCCTTCGGCGAGGGCCACGAGTGTCACGGCCACCTCCGCAGGATTGGTCTGGGCACGCAGGCGCCCAGCGGCTTGGTCGTAGCGGAGCAGGTCGGCGAGTCGGTCGTGCAGGTGGGCGTAGTCGACGCGCAGGCGGGCGGCGATGGCCTCGTCGGCCAGCGCCGCCGCGGTGAACGACTGGCGTACCCGCAGGTGGGCGCGGGTGACGGCGTCATACGGAATGAGTTCGGTGAGCACCACGGTGAGCAGGCGCCGTCGGCTGACGTCCCGGTCGTCGGGTCCGGCCTTGGCGGCAATCCGGCCACTGGACAGGGCGTTGCCCCGCTCGAAGGCGGCCTCGATCAGTTCTCGCTTGGCGGGGAAGTAGTGCTGGACCCGGCCGGGCGACACGCCGGCCTGGGCGGCCACCGCGGCCAGGGACACGGCCGCCAGCCCGCGTTCGGCAACAATGGCCAGTACCGCATCTGCGATCTCGTTGCGCCGATGCTCGTGCTCGGAGCCCACCCCTCGAGTTCGAACGGCCGCCAACCCTGCTCCCTCCCGGCCCCATACCCCAGGTTGCCCAGACGTTGATTCATGACTACTGTCTGCATCATAGCAATGCGATCACATTGATTTGGTGGGCATCGTGGGGTGGCGGGACGGGGGCGATCCAGGCACACGGCGCGTCACCGCCGACAGGGACGCGACCTCCGGCCGACCGGCGCTCCTCCTGGCCTGCACCGCGCAGTTTCTGGTGGTGCTCGACGTATCAGTGGTCAACGTCGCGCTCCCGTCCATCGAACGGGCCCTCGCCCTTTCACCGTCCGGCCTGCCGTGGGTGGCCAACGCCTACGCGCTGGTCTTCGGAGGCTTCCTTCTGTTGGGTGGCCGGCTGGCCGACGTGTATGGCCGCAGGCTGGTCTTCATCACCGGACTGGGGCTGTTCACGACCGCGAGTCTCGTCGGCGGGCTCGCATCCACCGCCGGTGTGCTGGTCAGCGCCCGCGGTTTCCAGGGCCTCGGCGCCGCCGTGCTGGCACCCGCCACCCTGACGATCCTCACCACGACCTTTCCGCACGGGCCCGCCCGTACCCGTGCGCTGGCCGTCTGGACCGCGGTCAGCCTGGCCGGCGGCGCGGTCGGCAACCTCCTCAGCGGCGCCCTCACCGAGTACCTGACCTGGCGGTCGACACTGCTGATCAACGTACCGATCGGCACGCTCGGCATCGTCGTGGCAGCTGCCACGCTGACCGGAGGGCGCCCCCGTGACCGGGTGTGCCGTCTCGACGTCAGGGGCGCCGTCCTGATCACCATCGCCCTGATCGCGGTGACCTACGCCGTCACGACCAGCTACCCGCACGGCTGGCGTGATCCGATCACCACGACGGCGTTGGGCGCTGGCCTGGTCTGCCTGGCCGCCTTCGTCGTGGTTGAGGCACGCGGCGCCGAACCACGACTCCTGCCACTGCGGCTGCTGCGAAGCAGGGCGATCTGGCTGGGCAACCTGCTGATGTTGCTCGTCGGGGCCGCCTTCCAGATCCCGCTGTGGTACTTCCTGACCCTGTACCTGCAACAGGTACTCGAACTCACCCCGTTACAAACCGGGGCCGGGTTTTTACCCCACACCCTGCTGATGATGCTCGTCGGCATGCGCGTGACCCCGTGGCTGATGCGACACGTGCCCGCCCGGACCCTGGTCGTCGTCGGAACCGTCACCGCGGCGACCGGTTTCTGGTGGCAGAGCCAGATCACCGCGCACAGCACCTACCTGTCCGGTGTGCTGGGCCCGGCCATCGTGATCTCAGTCGGCGGCGGGTTGCTCATCGTGCCACTGACCGCCGTGGTGACCTCCGCTGGTTCCGGGGCCGACGCCGGGGCAGCATCCGGACTGATGAACACCGCCAAGCAGCTCGGTGGCGCGCTCGGCCTGGCACTCCTGAGCACGTCGACCATCAGGAGCTCGTCCACCAGGGCTGATCTCAGCAACGGATACGCTCAGGCCTTCGCGATCACCGCCGTGATCCTGGCGCTCACCGCCGTCATGGCGCTCGCCCTACCAGTCCGAGATCCCGCCGACACCCGGACGTAGCAGCCGTGCGCCACCGCCCCTCA
Protein-coding regions in this window:
- a CDS encoding TetR family transcriptional regulator C-terminal domain-containing protein; this encodes MGSEHEHRRNEIADAVLAIVAERGLAAVSLAAVAAQAGVSPGRVQHYFPAKRELIEAAFERGNALSSGRIAAKAGPDDRDVSRRRLLTVVLTELIPYDAVTRAHLRVRQSFTAAALADEAIAARLRVDYAHLHDRLADLLRYDQAAGRLRAQTNPAEVAVTLVALAEGLAYYVLIGVRPAEAARDQVLAAISEVYLVA
- a CDS encoding MFS transporter produces the protein MGWRDGGDPGTRRVTADRDATSGRPALLLACTAQFLVVLDVSVVNVALPSIERALALSPSGLPWVANAYALVFGGFLLLGGRLADVYGRRLVFITGLGLFTTASLVGGLASTAGVLVSARGFQGLGAAVLAPATLTILTTTFPHGPARTRALAVWTAVSLAGGAVGNLLSGALTEYLTWRSTLLINVPIGTLGIVVAAATLTGGRPRDRVCRLDVRGAVLITIALIAVTYAVTTSYPHGWRDPITTTALGAGLVCLAAFVVVEARGAEPRLLPLRLLRSRAIWLGNLLMLLVGAAFQIPLWYFLTLYLQQVLELTPLQTGAGFLPHTLLMMLVGMRVTPWLMRHVPARTLVVVGTVTAATGFWWQSQITAHSTYLSGVLGPAIVISVGGGLLIVPLTAVVTSAGSGADAGAASGLMNTAKQLGGALGLALLSTSTIRSSSTRADLSNGYAQAFAITAVILALTAVMALALPVRDPADTRT